A genomic segment from Aegilops tauschii subsp. strangulata cultivar AL8/78 chromosome 1, Aet v6.0, whole genome shotgun sequence encodes:
- the LOC109751339 gene encoding protein TIC110, chloroplastic produces the protein MELSLVSAKASPRAAAAAASSSPLLPSATRSRPRGRRFRCVAAASKGEEVFGGRKELTGVQPLVEALPPAGRAVLELAVVAAAAAGGYTLGTRYGGTRTTAVAGAAVLGAATLAGAAAVNSVVPEVAAVGLHNYVAGSDDPTALEASEVAAIASKYGVSTQDAAFKSELCDLYASFVYSVLPPGHEALKGTEVEAIKKFKKALGLDDVDAANMHMAIGRRLYRERLDAFQKLIFVSNLVFGDASDFILPWKHLFGITDYQIDIAMRENAKILYALELKSIGRGLDIGTLIEVRRVQLAYKLFDEVAADMFKEHAKKLVQENISSALSILKSNTSAGNIPTEVISEVNSILAFNKLLTVLSKFPQGDRFARGLGPISLAGDFDHDKMVGDLKILYAAYTTEVLSDGRLDDEKLGPLNELRNIFGLGKREAEAIIEGVMSDVKSQVPA, from the exons ATGGAGCTCTCACTCGTCTCCGCCAAGgcctcgccccgcgccgccgcggccgccgcctcctcctccccgctcCTCCCCTCCGCCACGCGGAGCCGCCCCCGCGGCCGGCGGTTCCGCTGCGTCGCCGCGGCGTCCAAGGGGGAGGAGGTGTTCGGCGGCCGGAAGGAGCTCACGGGCGTGCAGCCGCTGGTGGAGGCATTGCCGCCCGCGGGGCGGGCGGTGTTGGAGCTCGCGGTCGTtgccgcggcggcggcaggggggTACACCCTCGGGACACGCTACGGCGGCACGCGGACCACGGCCGTCGCGGGCGCGGCCGTGCTCGGGGCGGCCACCCTTGCGGGGGCTGCCGCTGTGAACTCCGTCGTGCCGGAGGTCGCCGCCGTGGGGCTCCACAACTACGTCGCAGGCTCTGACGACCCCACCGCGCTGGAGGCTAGTGAGGTGGCGGCCATCGCGAGCAA ATATGGAGTCAGTACACAAGATGCAGCATTCAAATCAGAGCTCTGTGACCTGTATGCCAG CTTTGTTTACTCAGTACTTCCTCCAGGACATGAAGCTCTCAAAGGTACTGAGGTTGAAGCTATTAAAAAGTTTAAAAAAGCTCTTGGACTTGATGATGTGGATGCTGCAAATATGCACATGGCG ATTGGTAGACGCTTATACAGAGAGAGACTCGAT GCATTCCAAAAGTTAATTTTTGTGTCAAATCTTGTCTTCGGAGATGCATCAGACTTCATACTTCCATGGAAACATCTTTTCGGGATCACAGACTATCAG ATCGATATTGCTATGCGGGAGAATGCCAAAATTCTATACGCGTTAGAGCTCAAGTCTATTGGAAGAG GTCTTGACATAGGCACGCTCATTGAAGTGAGGAGAGTACAACTTGCATATAAACTTTTTGATGAG GTTGCTGCTGACATGTTCAAGGAGCATGCCAAGAAGTTGGTTCAAGAAAACATTTCATCTGCTTTATCCATATTGAAGTCCAATACCAGTGCAGG GAACATTCCCACAGAGGTCATTAGTGAGGTGAATAGTATCCTTGCATTCAATAAGTTGCTAACAGTTCTAAGCAAGTTTCCTCAAGGCGACCGATTTGCACGTGGGCTAGGACCTATCTCGTTAG CTGGAGATTTTGATCATGATAAAATGGTTGGTGATCTAAAGATACTCTATGCGGCCTATACAACAGAAGTACTTTCAGATGGACGTCTTGATGATGAGAAG CTTGGTCCCTTGAATGAGCTGAGGAATATATTTGGGCTTGGGAAGCGTGAGGCAGAAGCAATCATAGAAGGAGTAATGTCAGATGTTAAATCTCAAGTACCAGCATGA